One genomic segment of Caldisericia bacterium includes these proteins:
- a CDS encoding Lrp/AsnC ligand binding domain-containing protein produces the protein GRKLKVKRACRVTGDVDLILEVDKARLDEVLDEVASLDGVRETRTHIILETL, from the coding sequence AGGAAGAAAATTAAAGGTTAAGCGGGCTTGTAGAGTCACTGGTGATGTGGATCTTATACTTGAGGTTGATAAGGCGAGATTGGATGAAGTGTTGGATGAGGTTGCTTCACTTGACGGGGTTAGGGAGACGAGGACTCACATTATCCTTGAAACCCTCTAA